A single Xiphias gladius isolate SHS-SW01 ecotype Sanya breed wild chromosome 22, ASM1685928v1, whole genome shotgun sequence DNA region contains:
- the LOC120784354 gene encoding C-type lectin domain family 7 member A-like: MEEELNYATVIFKTKEKPNNLEIVSDYLMTKEQASDTKPVVGENEKKAPLCTLLHLLAAGLGIICVILLSAVIALTIHLKTVMSENDRENVRLMAQNLLLWKEKTNFERQTEELTRQRDGLNWTMSVILEYEYFPVNTHCPQKVCKPCLDGWVPFKSNCYLFWNSDYSYHWRTWEGSRSYCRQMDADLVVIESQAEQEFINNHTQAYADKNHGYWIGLSNKNAMGTWMWLDESNFTVMYWKTKERGYRVSCALSLPHEDPLANWNKASCDMKNRWICETRALIKLD; encoded by the exons ATGGAGGAAGAACTGAATTATGCAACGGTGATTTTCAAGACTAAGG agaAACCAAATAACCTGGAAATCGTCTCTGATTATCTGATGACTAAGGAACAGGCATCGGATACAAAACCTGTCGTAGGAG aaaatgaaaagaaagctCCACTGTGTACTCTGCTTCACCTGCTGGCAGCGGGTTTGGGGATTATTTGTGTCATCTTGTTGTCAGCCGTCATCGCCCTCACTATCCACT tgaaaacagtcATGTCGGAGAACGACAGAGAAAATGTCCGTTTAATGGCGCAGAATCTGCTGCTGTGGAAGGAGAAGACAAACTttgagaggcagacagaggagctgaccagacagagagacggactCAACTGGACCATGAGTGTCATCCTTGAATACGAGTACTTTCCAGTGAATACTCACTGCCCTCAGAAAG TGTGTAAACCTTGTCTGGACGGCTGGGTGCCTTTTAAATCAAACTGTTACCTGTTTTGGAATTCTGATTATTCTTACCACTGGAGGACATGGGAGGGAAGTCGTTCTTACTGCAGACAAATGGACGCAGATCTGGTGGTGATTGAGAGCCAGGCGGAACAG GAATTCATCAATAACCATACTCAAGCCTATGCCGATAAAAACCATGGCTATTGGATTGGCTTGAGCAACAAGAATGCGATGGGCACATGGATGTGGTTGGATGAAAGCAACTTCACCGTGAT GTACTGGAAAACGAAAGAACGTGGCTACAGAGTGTCTTGTGCCCTGAGTCTGCCGCATGAAGATCCTCTGGCCAACTGGAACAAAGCAAGCTGTGACATGAAAAACCGCTGGATCTGTGAGACCAGAGCCTTGATCAAACTGGATTAG
- the LOC120784471 gene encoding C-type lectin domain family 12 member B-like isoform X2 yields the protein MEEELNYATVVFKNGGGTPKEKNEDFTIYSTVKTKGSATTVPNGEAAAHSQHLRLLAVCLGIICVLLVGSLIYIGVVMSEQKAKFTANLSNLTAENQQLVMKNSNLESKTEELSRDRDDLNWTLTVILKFNSFPVDKYCPQKQCQPCQRGWILFQEKCYLFYMEYRYWKTWRESQIYCQSRAADLVVIDSLQEQEFISNHIEYYYDKYHGYWFGLHQTADKTWLWVNGHNETLGYWTAQAAIQLGEAGPCALMIPERNPTASWNTARCKMLNRFICESEVLIRSN from the exons ATGGAGGAAGAACTCAATTATGCTACCGTGGTTTTCAAAAATGGTGGTGGAACTCCAAAAG agaaaaatgaagacttCACAATTTATTCTACAGTAAAGACTAAAGGGTCTGCTACTACTGTACCAA ATGGTGAAGCAGCTGCACACTCTCAGCACCTTCGTCTGTTGGCAGTGTGTTTGGGGATAATTTGTGTCCTCCTGGTGGGGAGCCTCATCTACA TCGGTGTGGTAATGAGTGAACAGAAAGCGAAATTCACAGCCAATCTCAGCAACCTCACAGCAGAAAATCAGCAGCTGGTCATGAAGAACAGCAACTTAGAGAGTAAGACAGAGGAgctgagcagagacagagatgatcTCAACTGGACGCTCACAGTCATCCTGAAATTCAACAGCTTTCCAGTAGATAAGTACTGCCCTCAGAAAC AGTGTCAGCCGTGTCAGAGAGGCTGGATTCTGTTCCAGGAAAAGTGCTATCTGTTTTACATGGAATACAGGTATTGGAAGACATGGCGAGAAAGCCAAATTTATTGCCAAAGCAGAGCTGCAGATCTGGTTGTTATTGATAGTCTACAGGAACAG GAATTCATCAGTAATCACATTGAGTACTATTACGACAAGTATCATGGATACTGGTTCGGATTACATCAGACTGCCGACAAAACCTGGCTCTGGGTTAATGGACATAATGAAACCCTAGG GTACTGGACCGCGCAGGCAGCCATTCAACTTGGTGAAGCTGGTCCATGTGCACTGATGATCCCCGAGAGGAATCCTACAGCAAGCTGGAACACAGCAAGATGCAAGATGCTGAACAGATTCATCTGTGAGAGTGAAGTCCTGATAAGGTCCAATTAG
- the LOC120784471 gene encoding C-type lectin domain family 12 member B-like isoform X3, with translation MEEELNYATVVFKNGGGTPKEKNEDFTIYSTVKTKGSATTVPTDGEAAAHSQHLRLLAVCLGIICVLLVGSLIYIGVVMSEQKAKFTANLSNLTAENQQLVMKNSNLESKTEELSRDRDDLNWTLTVILKFNSFPVDKYCPQKQCQPCQRGWILFQEKCYLFYMEYRYWKTWRESQIYCQSRAADLVVIDSLQEQEFISNHIEYYYDKYHGYWFGLHQTADKTWLWVNGHNETLG, from the exons ATGGAGGAAGAACTCAATTATGCTACCGTGGTTTTCAAAAATGGTGGTGGAACTCCAAAAG agaaaaatgaagacttCACAATTTATTCTACAGTAAAGACTAAAGGGTCTGCTACTACTGTACCAA CAGATGGTGAAGCAGCTGCACACTCTCAGCACCTTCGTCTGTTGGCAGTGTGTTTGGGGATAATTTGTGTCCTCCTGGTGGGGAGCCTCATCTACA TCGGTGTGGTAATGAGTGAACAGAAAGCGAAATTCACAGCCAATCTCAGCAACCTCACAGCAGAAAATCAGCAGCTGGTCATGAAGAACAGCAACTTAGAGAGTAAGACAGAGGAgctgagcagagacagagatgatcTCAACTGGACGCTCACAGTCATCCTGAAATTCAACAGCTTTCCAGTAGATAAGTACTGCCCTCAGAAAC AGTGTCAGCCGTGTCAGAGAGGCTGGATTCTGTTCCAGGAAAAGTGCTATCTGTTTTACATGGAATACAGGTATTGGAAGACATGGCGAGAAAGCCAAATTTATTGCCAAAGCAGAGCTGCAGATCTGGTTGTTATTGATAGTCTACAGGAACAG GAATTCATCAGTAATCACATTGAGTACTATTACGACAAGTATCATGGATACTGGTTCGGATTACATCAGACTGCCGACAAAACCTGGCTCTGGGTTAATGGACATAATGAAACCCTAGGGTAA
- the LOC120784471 gene encoding C-type lectin domain family 12 member B-like isoform X1, with amino-acid sequence MEEELNYATVVFKNGGGTPKEKNEDFTIYSTVKTKGSATTVPTDGEAAAHSQHLRLLAVCLGIICVLLVGSLIYIGVVMSEQKAKFTANLSNLTAENQQLVMKNSNLESKTEELSRDRDDLNWTLTVILKFNSFPVDKYCPQKQCQPCQRGWILFQEKCYLFYMEYRYWKTWRESQIYCQSRAADLVVIDSLQEQEFISNHIEYYYDKYHGYWFGLHQTADKTWLWVNGHNETLGYWTAQAAIQLGEAGPCALMIPERNPTASWNTARCKMLNRFICESEVLIRSN; translated from the exons ATGGAGGAAGAACTCAATTATGCTACCGTGGTTTTCAAAAATGGTGGTGGAACTCCAAAAG agaaaaatgaagacttCACAATTTATTCTACAGTAAAGACTAAAGGGTCTGCTACTACTGTACCAA CAGATGGTGAAGCAGCTGCACACTCTCAGCACCTTCGTCTGTTGGCAGTGTGTTTGGGGATAATTTGTGTCCTCCTGGTGGGGAGCCTCATCTACA TCGGTGTGGTAATGAGTGAACAGAAAGCGAAATTCACAGCCAATCTCAGCAACCTCACAGCAGAAAATCAGCAGCTGGTCATGAAGAACAGCAACTTAGAGAGTAAGACAGAGGAgctgagcagagacagagatgatcTCAACTGGACGCTCACAGTCATCCTGAAATTCAACAGCTTTCCAGTAGATAAGTACTGCCCTCAGAAAC AGTGTCAGCCGTGTCAGAGAGGCTGGATTCTGTTCCAGGAAAAGTGCTATCTGTTTTACATGGAATACAGGTATTGGAAGACATGGCGAGAAAGCCAAATTTATTGCCAAAGCAGAGCTGCAGATCTGGTTGTTATTGATAGTCTACAGGAACAG GAATTCATCAGTAATCACATTGAGTACTATTACGACAAGTATCATGGATACTGGTTCGGATTACATCAGACTGCCGACAAAACCTGGCTCTGGGTTAATGGACATAATGAAACCCTAGG GTACTGGACCGCGCAGGCAGCCATTCAACTTGGTGAAGCTGGTCCATGTGCACTGATGATCCCCGAGAGGAATCCTACAGCAAGCTGGAACACAGCAAGATGCAAGATGCTGAACAGATTCATCTGTGAGAGTGAAGTCCTGATAAGGTCCAATTAG
- the gpatch4 gene encoding G patch domain-containing protein 4 produces the protein MAEVVQEKSRGLKFAEQQLLRHGWEHGKGLGRAENGISEAIKVKVKCDKGGVGHKEGEQFTFHWWDHVFNKASSNLQVESDQNGIKLKKTVEEDEEDGTISNKKPRKATLAKAKLYGCFVKSATLLSGQEQPETKSSNSDDSSSSDEEEDQRLDLSSTTKLSDTDLMKACGGRTAHKGARHGLTMSAKLARLEQQEAEFMAKYGKKSQPPSASPVLVGPAPPTSKPADHKSERQEETVDETQSKKMKKKKKRSTGSINELNGNEVSESPETDVKPKKKKKKMKADDEAEEITDSVSNVEDVMCVENSEADHSHKTKKKRKKNKNNSEQDEVERVPSPVAESKSLEETAELHANTRVKKKKKKSSKQHSEEAESNDTESNQSELVQDSAPKTKKRKAVVLLEEAKVLEEESTVKQKRKKCKKDKTFIDDRVNEEPLPKKKKKKKSKE, from the exons ATGGCAGAAGTTGTACAAGAGAAAAGTCGTGGCTTGAAGTTTGCAGAGCAGCAACTCCTGCGTCATGGCTGGGAACACG GTAAAGGACTGGGGCGAGCAGAGAATGGCATATCAGAAGCTATCAAGGTCAAAGTGAAATGTGACAAAGGAGGG GTTGGCCATAAGGAGGGCGAGCAGTTCACCTTCCATTGGTGGGATCATGTCTTCAATAAGGCCTCTTCCAATCTGCAGGTTGAGTCTGATCAA AACGGTATTAAGCTGAAGAAGACggtggaggaagatgaagaagatggCACGATCTCCAATAAAAAGCCACGGAAGGCCACGCTGGCTAAAGCCAAACTCTACGGATGCTTCGTCAAG TCAGCCACACTGCTCTCTGGTCAGGAGCAGCCCGAGACAAAGTCTTCCAACTCGGatgacagcagcagctcagacgaggaggaggaccaGAGACTGGATCTCTCCAGCACCACCAA GCTTTCTGACACAGATCTAATGAAGGCTTGTGGAGGACGCACGGCTCACAA AGGAGCCAGACATGGCTTGACCATGAGCGCCAAGTTAGCGAGGCTGGAGCAGCAGGAGGCTGAGTTCATGGCTAAATATGGCAAGAAGAGCCAACCACCGAGTGCCTCACCGGTTCTTGTTGGGCCAGCTCCACCGACCTCCAAGCCAGCTGACCACAAGTCTGAGAGGCAAGAGGAGACGGTTGACGAAACTCAGAgcaaaaagatgaagaagaagaagaagagatcCACTGGGAGCATCAATGAGCTAAATGGTAATGAAGTGTCTGAAAGTCCTGAAACCGATGTTAAacccaaaaagaagaaaaagaaaatgaaagctgaTGATGAAGCTGAGGAGATAACTGACTCAGTTTCCAACGTGGAGGATGTGATGTGTGTAGAAAACAGTGAAGCGGACCATTCtcacaaaacaaagaagaaacgtaaaaagaacaaaaacaattcagAGCAGGATGAAGTAGAAAGAGTGCCTTCACCTGTAGCTGAGAGCAAGAGTCTGGAGGAGACAGCTGAGCTGCATGCCAACACTagagtgaagaagaagaagaagaaatcctCCAAACAGCACAGTGAGGAAGCGGAGAGTAATGATACAGAATCCAACCAGTCAGAGCTGGTCCAGGACAGTGCTCCAAAAACCAAGAAGAGAAAAGCTGTAGTTTTATTGGAGGAAGCAAAAGTTCTGGAGGAAGAATCAACAGtaaagcagaaaaggaaaaaatgtaaaaaggacaaaacgTTTATAGATGACAGAGTAAATGAGGAGCCACTTcctaaaaagaagaaaaaaaagaagtcgaAAGAGTAG